The following DNA comes from Corynebacterium atrinae.
GTACTGTCAAGCGGCACCGTTTGGCGTTGGAGGTCTACACCGATATCACCCAGGCGTATGAGACTATCGCGGCTGTTATCGAGGCGTACAACACTACTGATCATCATTCGGGGATAGCGTCGTTTACTCCTGAGGAGGTGTTCACCGGTGAATGGGTGGCGACGTTGGAGCACCGTCGGCGTCGTAAGGGTGTCTATTACCGTGATCATCGCCAGCGGTTTCATGCCCCGCCGAAGGTCTGGACGGTGCCGCATGCGGTGACGATCAATCTTGCTAAGCCGCCTGAGGAGTTCGTCCTTGCCCAGTAGTCACCCCCCCTTTTTCTTCACAACTACTTGACACCCAGCGTCACATCGCATTTGCCAGCTTCCCGAAAAACACGAAACCCGCACCCCATGGAGGGGAATGCGGGTAACGGGCAGGACTATCTTTAAGAATCGATAGGACGAACAACCATCATCGGGCAGGGTGCAGACTGCAACAATGCGCGCGAGGTCGACCCCAAGAGCATGCCCTTGAAACCGCCGCGGCCGTGGGAGCCAACAACGAGCAGCTGGGCTCCTTCGGAATTCTCGACGAGGGCGCGAACCGGGCGATCGCGGGTAATGACCTTCCGCACCTCAACGTTGGGGTACTTCTCCGTCATCGGAGCCAGGCGCTCGGAGAGCATCTCGATTTGCTCGCGCTCAACCTCTTCCCACTGGAGCTGCGCCGCAGACAATCCAGCCAGAGATGCCTGAACCTGCATGTCCATCCAGGTGTGGACGGTCACGAGCTCGCAATTACGTGCCTCCGCCTCGGCGAAAGCAATCTCCGTGGCCCTCTGAGAGACATCAGAACCATCGACGCCCACGACGACAGGACCGTACTTCGTCGCTTCCTGCACCGGATTGTCATCGCGGACGACAACAACGGGGCATTCAGCGTGAGACACGACTGCCGCCGACACCGAACCCATGACCATGCCGGACAGGCCGCCCAAGCCGCGGGAGCCCATGACGATCATGGTGACGTCCTTCGACATTTCCAGGAGCATGTCGATCGGCGAGCCCTCGGCGATAGTGTGGCCGATCTTGATGTCGGGAGCGATCTCATGAGCAATGACGCGAGCCTGATCGATCTTCTCCATGGTCTCAGCCTGAAGATCATCAAATAATTCTTGTGGCGGAACCATTCCCTCGGCGTAGAGGAACTGCGGCATAGTGTACGACGATGCCAGACGCAGCGGAATCCCGCGCTTATTAGCGGTATTGGCGGCCCAACGAACTGCGTTGTGCGAGGCTTCAGAGCCGTCGACTGCTACGACGACAATGTCTTCCTTAGTCATTTCGATCGCCCTTTCATGTTAAGGATCGATTTTTCTTCGGTGTCTATGTCAATTGTAGCGCCGCCCATCCTAGCTTGGGCAGAGGTTAGTACCAGTTAGGGGGCGAGCGGGACGTGTGTGGCGGCGTCAGAGTTCGCGGGGAAGAGGATTCCGTAGATGACCTTAGCGAAGTCCGTGAGCATCTTACCGATACCCTCAGAGGAGAAAGCGGTAGCCTGTTCGAGGATGGCATCAAAGTTCATGAATAACAGGGTAGCTCAACCACGCGGCCAGCGCTCGCCCTTGCCCGTCCGTGACGGGCTGACTTCCACGCGCGCCCGCCTGCCCGCCGACGCTGCTCCCATTCGGGCATGGGACTTCGTGCAGCACCTCATCAGCACTCAACGTCACCGACATCCTGCCGACGACAGCACAGCCCTACACAAGCGTTTCGACGCCGGCCTGGTCGTCCGCCGTTCCGGCGTCCCCTTCGAACCAGACACAATCGTATATCCGGGTGAAGACGTCTTCTTCTACCGGATGCCGGCCCCCGAGCCGTCAGTCCCGTACAAGATCGACATCCTCCATCGCGACGAAGACATTCTCGTCGTAGACAAACCACCCTTCTTAGCCACCATGCCTCGTGGCAAACACATCACCGAAACCGTGACGGTCCGGCTCCGACGCCTTTTGGATCTACCCGAGCTCGTTCCCGCCCACCGCCTCGACCGTCTCACCTCCGGGGTCCTACTCTTCACCCTCCGGAAGGAAGTACGCGGTTCTTATCAACGACTTTTCGCTGATCGCGCCGTGACGAAAACCTACGAAGCAATCGCTCCACTCAGAGACTTCACCACCCCCTTGGACTGGTCGTCACACATGATCAAAACCCCCGGCGACATTCAAGGATTCATCACCCCCGGAGAGCCCAATGCACACACAACACTTCTCGTCGTGCAGCCAGTCGCTCCCGATGAACAAGTAGCACTGACTAGCGTCCACGGCCCCCTAGAACCCCAGGGTCGCTATGTGCTCCAACCGAAAACAGGTCGGACGCACCAGCTGCGTCTCCACATGTGGGCCGCCGGCGTGCCGATTATCGGCGATCCCGTGTACCCACGCATCCACACCGAAGCCGAAGAAGACTTCCGCGTTCCCATGCATCTAAGGGCTAGCGGGCTCAGGTTCATCGATCCTCTGAGTGGCAAGGAGCGGAGTTTTGCTGCGCCGTCACGGCTGTTTCCGACTATGAGCTAGCGCCAGGTGCGCGACAATCAACTTCTCGTTGTTGTGGTGTCACCGGCGATGCCAATAGCTAACCCACCCTCTTTTGGCATGCATGCAAAAGAAAAAGGCTCTGTACCACCAACCCACCAAGGGATCAATCGTACAGAGCCTTCCAACTTCTTGTTAAATTTTTAGCGTCGGCGGTAACCTACTCTCCCACACCCTCCCAGGTGCAGTACCATCAGCGCAACCAGGCTTAGCTTCCGGGTTCGGAAAGGGACCGGGCGTTTCCCTGCTGCCATCAACCACCGACACACCCACCGAAACAACACCACCCACCCCACACAAGGCAAGGCACGTGAACTGTTTCGTGACACGATGTGTTGTGTCAGACACTGCATAATGGACGCGAACCAACCACCACAAGGGCGATCATTGGTTTATTTTTGTTACGTTGCGCAACACCACCACACTCAATCACTCAAGCGTGCGCGTGTGTTTCGTCGGTCTATTAGTACCAGTCACCTCCACACCTTACAATGCGTCCAGATCTGGCCTATCAACCCCGTCATCTCCAGGGGACCTCACATGAAACCTCATCTCGAAACAGGCTTCCCGCTTAGATGCTTTCAGCGGTTATCCCTTCCGTACGTAGCCAACCAGCCCTGCTCCTGGCGGAACAACTGGCACACCAGAGGTACGTCCGTCCCGGTCCTCTCGTACTAGGGACAGCCTTCCACAAGTTTCTACGCGCGCGGCGGATAGAGACCGAACTGTCTCACGACGTTCTAAACCCAGCTCGCGTGCCGCTTTAATGGGCGAACAGCCCAACCCTTGGGACCTACTCCAGCCCCAGGATGCGACGAGCCGACATCGAGGTGCCAAACCATCCCGTCGATATGGACTCTTGGGGAAGATCAGCCTGTTATCCCCGGGGTACCTTTTATCCGTTGAGCGACACCACTTCCACAAGTAGGTGCCGGATCACTAGTCCCGACTTTCGTCCCTGCTCGAGCTGTCACTCTCACAGTCAAGCTCCCTTGTGCACTTACACTCACCACCTGATTACCAACCAGGCTGAGGGAACCTTTGGGCGCCTCCGTTACATTTTGGGAGGCAACCGCCCCAGTTAAACTACCCACCAGGCACTGTCCCCAACCCAGATCATGGGCCAAGGTTCAGGTATCCAATCCGATCAGAGTGGTATTTCAACAACGACTCACACACAACTAGCGTCACATGATCTAAGTCTCCCACCTATCCTACACAAACCGAACCGAACACCAATACCAAGCTATAGTGAAGGTCCCGGGGTCTTTTCGTCCTGCCGCGCGTAACGAGCATCTTTACTCGTACTGCAATTTCACCGGGCCTGTGGTTGAGACAGCAGGGAAGTCGTTACGCCATTCGTGCAGGTCGGAACTTACCCGACAAGGAATTTCGCTACCTTAGGATGGTTATAGTTACCACCGCCGTTTACTGGGGCTTAAATTCTCCGCTTCGACCCCACAAGTGAGATCTAACAGGTCCTCTTAACCTTCCAGCACCGGGCAGGCGTCAGTCCGTATACCTCAACTTCAACGTTTTCGCACGGACCTGTGTTTTTAATAAACAGTCGCTTCCCTCTATTCTCTGCGACCACCACCAGCAACCACACCGCAAAGATGTGTCACCAACAGTGGCCCCCCTTCTCCCGAAGTTACGGGGGCATTTTGCCGAGTTCCTTAACCACAGTTCACCCGAACGCCTTAGTATTCTCTACCTGACTACCTGTGTCGGTTTAGGGTACGGGCCATATACATACATCGCTAGAGGCTTTTCTCGACAGTACGGGATCACCAACTTCACCCCAAAGGGGCTACGCATCACGCCTCACACTAAATGAGGGGCGGATTTACCACTCCCCTCGTGCCACACGCTTACACCACAATCCAATAAGTGGCTTAGCTACCCCACTGCGTCACCCCATCACTTGGCTACTACCAGTTCAGGCCCCACGCACTCACACCACCAACCACAGCAAAACTGCAGTCAGGCGATGATCGCGGGCGGTTAGTATCACTGATTCACACATGGGCGCACATACACGGGTACCAGAATATCAACTGGTTGTCCATCGACTACGCCTGTCGGCCTCGCCTTAGGTCCCGACTCACCCTGGGAAGACGAACTTGACCCAGGAACCCTTAGTCATCCGGCGGATGAGATTCTCACTCATCAATCGTTACTCATGCCTGCATTCTCACTCGCACACACTCCACGCCCCCTCACGGTAACGCTTCACAGCTGTGCACGACGCTCCCCTACCCAACACCCACCCCAAAAGGCGGGTTGTTGCCGCGGCTTCGGCGGTGTACTTGAGCCCCACTACATTGTCGGCGCAGAACCACTCGACCAGTGAGCTATTACGCACTCTTTCAAGGATGGCTGCTTCTAAGCCAACCTCCTGGCTGTCTTCGCGATCCCACATCCTTTTCCACTTAGTACACGCTTAGGGGCCTTAGCCGGCGATCTGGGCTGTTTCCCTCTCGACTATGAAGCTTATCCCCCACAGTCTCACTGCTGTGCTCAACTTAACCGGCATTCGGAGTTTGGCTGACATTGCTAAGATTGTCGTCCCGCTCAACCAACCAGTAGCTCTACCTCCAGCAAGCAACACACAACGCTGCACCTAAATGCATTTCGGGGAGAACCAGCTATCACGGAGTTTGATTGGCCTTTCACCCCTACCCACAACTCATCCCCTCAGTTTTCAACCTAAGTGGGTTCGCGCCTCCACAAAGTCTTACCTCTGCTTCACACTGGCCATGGGTAGATCACTCCGCTTCGGGTCCAGGACATGCCACTAACAACACCCTCGTTAGGATTCGCTTTCGCTACGACTACCCCACACGGGTTAACCTCGCGACATGCCGCTGACTCGCAGGCTCATTCTTCAAAAGGCACGCCATCACACACAAGAGGTGCTCTGACGGATTGTAAGCACATGGTTTCAGGTACTATTTCACTCCCCTCCCGGGGTACTTTTCACCATTCCCTCACGGTACTATCCGCTATCGGTCACACTGAGTATTTAGGCTTACCGGGTGGTCCCGGCAGATTCACAGCAGATTTCACGAGCCCGCTGCTACTCGGGACAACACCAACACACACCACAAGCTATTAACGTACGGGACTCTCACCCACTCCGGCAGGCCATCCCAAACCACTTCCGCTCAACTCATAGTAATGCGCGGCGGGTCAACAGCCCCACCACAGGTGCATCCCACAACACCGCATGCGCAACCCCTGTCAGGTATCACACACACACACGGTTTAGCCTCATCCACGTTCGCTCGCCACTACTAGCGGAATCATTATTTATTTTCCTCTCCTGCGGGTACTGAGATGTTTCACTTCCCCGCGTCAACCTCCACCACGACTATGAATTCATCGTGAGGTGACCACCCATAACGATGGCCGGGTTCCCCCATTCGGACATCCTCGGATCAACGCTTAGTTGTCAACTCCCCGAGGCTTAACGCAGACTCACACGTCCTTCATCGGCTCAGCATGCCAAGGCATCCACCATGTGCCCTTACACAAACACACACCCACACACACCAACCACCCAACCCCCAGCCCACCCAAAAAAAGGGCACACCAAGGAACCAAGGCAACCAGCGCGTGTGCGGTGAACACACAACACAAAACACTTACAAAATGCTCTCTACCAAAAATAAAGATGCTCGCGTCCACTATACAGTTCTCACACAACACACCACCCCCACACCACACCACCACCCACCAGGACATAAACCCAGGTCAGACACGACGATGCGACACAGACATGATCACGAAACAACAAAAACGATGTTGTCCCAGACACCCAACAGCATGCCAATGCACCATAATTTACGCTTGCGACAACAATCACCTGTCAACCACACGTGGTATGCGATCCACCCGATAATTTACGATGGCGGGTCAACACTTGTGACCACCAACCACCAACCACCCACCAGACACACACCCACCGACCACAACTGTGACCAGCAAGAAAATGGTGACTACTCAACGTGAGTGAGAAAAATATTTAAGCTCCTTAGAAAGGAGGTGATCCAGCCGCACCTTCCGGTACGGCTACCTTGTTACGACTTCGTCCCAATCGCCGATCCCACCTTCGACAGCTCCCCCCTGTAAACAGGTTGGGCCACTGGCTTCGGGTGTTACCAACTTTCATGACGTGACGGGCGGTGTGTACAAGGCCCGGGAACGTATTCACCGCAGCGTTGCTGATCTGCGATTACTAGCGACTCCGACTTCATGGGGTCGAGTTGCAGACCCCAATCCGAACTGAGGCCGGCTTTCAGCGATTAGCGCACCCTCACGGGCTGGCAACGCGTTGTACCGACCATTGTAGCATGTGTGAAGCCCTGGACATAAGGGGCATGATGATTTGACGTCATCCCCACCTTCCTCCGAGTTGACCCCGGCAGTCTCTCATGAGTCCCCACCATAACGTGCTGGCAACATAAGACAAGGGTTGCGCTCGTTGCGGGACTTAACCCAACATCTCACGACACGAGCTGACGACAACCATGCACCACCTGTATACGAGCCACAAGGGAAACCACATCTCTGCGGCGATCCCGTATATGTCAAGCCCAGGTAAGGTTCTTCGCGTTGCATCGAATTAATCCACATGCTCCGCCGCTTGTGCGGGCCCCCGTCAATTCCTTTGAGTTTTAGCCTTGCGGCCGTACTCCCCAGGCGGGGCGCTTAATGCGTTAGCTACGGCACAGAAGTCGTGGAAGACCCCTACACCTAGCGCCCACCGTTTACGGCATGGACTACCAGGGTATCTAATCCTGTTCGCTACCCATGCTTTCGCTCCTCAGCGTCAGTTACTGCCCAGAGACCTGCCTTCGCCATTGGTGTTCCTCCTGATATCTGCGCATTTCACCGCTACACCAGGAATTCCAGTCTCCCCTACAGCACTCAAGTATTGCCCGTATCGCCTGCACGCCCGGAGTTAAGCCCCGGAATTTCACAGACGACGCGACAAACCACCTACGAGCTCTTTACGCCCAGTAATTCCGGACAACGCTCGCACCCTACGTATTACCGCGGCTGCTGGCACGTAGTTAGCCGGTGCTTCTTATCCAGGTACCGTCACCACCCCACAAAGGGCAGCTTCGTCCCTAGCGAAAGAGGTTTACAACCCGAAGGCCGTCATCCCCCACGCGGCGTCGCTGCATCAGGCTTGCGCCCATTGTGCAATATTCCCCACTGCTGCCTCCCGTAGGAGTCTGGGCCGTATCTCAGTCCCAATGTGGCCGTCCACCCTCTCAGGCCGGCTACCCGTCGACGCCTTGGTAGGCCATTACCCCACCAACAAGCTGATAGGCCGCGGGCTCATCTCGTACCGAAAAACTTTCCACCCACCACACTAAAGGAAGGTTATATCCGGTATTAGACCCAGTTTCCCAAGCTTATCCCGAAGTACGAGGCAGATCACCCACGTGTTACTCACCCGTTCGCCACTCGAGTACCCCAGCAAGCTGAGGCCTTTCCGTTCGACTTGCATGTGTTAAGCACGCCGCCAGCGTTCGTCCTGAGCCAGGATCAAACTCTCCATAAAAAAATTTCAGAAGAAACAATTCCAGGCAGAGCCCAAAACCCAACCAAAAAACAAACAACCAACGATTAAAAAATCATCAACTGCTCACACCCACCCCCACAACCCGACGGGGAAGATACAAGGTGGGCAAAAAAATATACGACAACGATATACATCACTGCACGTACCGGACACACTCACCACCCACACACCCCACCACACAGGCAAGGACATGCACATGGCGCGTTATTTACCGTGGCACCCGATCCAAGAAGAGGTACCACCCGGCACACACCAACCACACCCACCAAACAACACGCCGGAGGGCACAGCTGGCCAACAGCACAATCATCATCACAAACAAAAGTACATTGGCACACTATTGAGTTCTCACACAACATCACCACACCACACCAACCACACCCCCACAAGGGCACAGCCGTGATAGCAGGCTAGCTAAAATGTTTGGTCAGGGCCTGTTTTCCTCTCGCCTGCACGCACTCCAGATCCTCTTGCGAGTCTCTGTCTGCGGGGCGCTGTCGGTCGCGCTGACTTCATTAAAGTTACACACCCACCCAGACCAACACAACTCCCCAGGTCAGAGCTAAGAAATCGGTTGCACTATGTCGAAGGTTTAGCGTTCAATCCGAGCCAATCACTCATGCCGCCGCCGAAGGGCGTGAATCGACGAGCCATGGTCGGAAGCCAAACGGAGAAGGCCAAATAGAAGGTAGCTGCAGCTGCCACGCCTACCCAACCGCTGATGAGGCCAAACAGCAGGGACAGGGCCAGTCCACCGGCAGCAGTAGATAAGAGGAGGGCGACCGGCCAAGTTCTGCGATCGGTCAGCTCCAAGGTGAGGGCGAAAAGAGGCGCGAGGAATCCGAGGACAACAAAGCTCAGTGATTCGTCGAGGTGCCCAGGAAAGAGGAGGAGGTGGTCGACTCCGGCTACGAGGACGCTAAATCCAACGCTCAGAAGTCCGGCAAAAGCCGATGCGCTCGCCCAGTCCTTCCTGGTTCCTCCCATGCTTTGCCAGTCCCGCAGCGAGCGACCAATCGCGCT
Coding sequences within:
- a CDS encoding pseudouridine synthase, with protein sequence MNNRVAQPRGQRSPLPVRDGLTSTRARLPADAAPIRAWDFVQHLISTQRHRHPADDSTALHKRFDAGLVVRRSGVPFEPDTIVYPGEDVFFYRMPAPEPSVPYKIDILHRDEDILVVDKPPFLATMPRGKHITETVTVRLRRLLDLPELVPAHRLDRLTSGVLLFTLRKEVRGSYQRLFADRAVTKTYEAIAPLRDFTTPLDWSSHMIKTPGDIQGFITPGEPNAHTTLLVVQPVAPDEQVALTSVHGPLEPQGRYVLQPKTGRTHQLRLHMWAAGVPIIGDPVYPRIHTEAEEDFRVPMHLRASGLRFIDPLSGKERSFAAPSRLFPTMS
- a CDS encoding universal stress protein encodes the protein MTKEDIVVVAVDGSEASHNAVRWAANTANKRGIPLRLASSYTMPQFLYAEGMVPPQELFDDLQAETMEKIDQARVIAHEIAPDIKIGHTIAEGSPIDMLLEMSKDVTMIVMGSRGLGGLSGMVMGSVSAAVVSHAECPVVVVRDDNPVQEATKYGPVVVGVDGSDVSQRATEIAFAEAEARNCELVTVHTWMDMQVQASLAGLSAAQLQWEEVEREQIEMLSERLAPMTEKYPNVEVRKVITRDRPVRALVENSEGAQLLVVGSHGRGGFKGMLLGSTSRALLQSAPCPMMVVRPIDS